The following proteins come from a genomic window of Desulfovibrio litoralis DSM 11393:
- a CDS encoding DNA translocase FtsK, whose protein sequence is MPRELFGVFLLFLGIITLLSLITFDLSDRHLNHVVNLKEPIKNGAGIFGAYLAGLIVDFMGIASYFIPIILFYGGYKNIWDKEPTQVGRKIGLIIFWLCFMSLSAIFTWSIGDIKGGGLIGISIGRFVVFMFSSIGAFIVFGFFILLSAQLIFKFSWLVFLNAGLLGFINKLTEKKNSFVDFLTKRFIRKSRQQGETYHETRKDEAKRYASTQHDIENTSDVFNKREELKVQHQKHWVDASELSEFNETTQQNNTSQDNTTQNDTTQPILNINNETKPSESSHVSLIERPSFTDKPQVKENKSEENTTNIAAFQAQETFMQQETNKKATQPQTFIDEDIPEDLAWLSQPSPLQTQREPNQYSNLFDEQPEKNVSIETAIKQDKVELVSNIDGNEPIESFVNEPLQNLPKDVSSEPFKQVTTSLETQNNQARAENKAPDLIMELNKLSIAKQINSINEPSFEQKNSLQAKPQNIVTIQDDAEEDYATEDFIEQDVNLYQEELPKTSQSSTATVATHKKEIAITTLPSFELLEEPNHYDSGPADDILDEKARSLMACLSDFGIQGELMRIVPGPVVTMFEVKPAPGVRVAKISNLNDDIALALKAVAVRVQAPIPGSDTVGIEIPNEIRETVYFKDILDSESYKNSESILTMALGKDIAGIPIAADLAKMPHLLVAGATGAGKSVCLNSILLSFLYKAKPHELKLLLVDPKRIELAVYADLPHLVHPVVTEMSLAKNALEWAVAEMDKRYTDIARLGVRNITAFNAKLKELGKNRPPELCDLEPMPYLVVIIDELADLMLTGAKEVETSIVRLAQLARAAGIHLILATQRPSVDVVTGLIKANFPCRISFQVTSKHDSRTILDAVGAEHLLGKGDMLFKPSGGKFQRLHGAFVGDDEVVRVADFWRSQMKPDYKVDFAALSDPSSLESGSTNLIDNIGSDPMYKEAVSFVYQQGKASISLIQRRFRIGFNRAARYVEQMEHDGIIGPADGSKPRVVIR, encoded by the coding sequence TTGCCCCGTGAGCTATTTGGGGTCTTTTTACTGTTTTTGGGAATTATCACCTTACTTAGTTTGATTACATTTGACTTAAGCGATCGCCATTTAAACCATGTTGTTAATCTTAAAGAACCGATTAAAAACGGTGCCGGTATTTTTGGTGCATATTTAGCAGGCTTAATCGTAGACTTTATGGGGATAGCTTCTTATTTTATTCCGATAATCTTATTTTATGGTGGCTATAAAAATATTTGGGACAAAGAACCCACGCAAGTAGGAAGAAAAATAGGGCTAATAATTTTTTGGCTTTGTTTTATGTCTTTAAGTGCGATTTTTACTTGGTCAATCGGTGATATTAAAGGTGGCGGATTAATAGGTATCAGTATCGGGCGTTTTGTCGTCTTTATGTTTAGTTCGATTGGTGCGTTTATTGTCTTTGGCTTTTTTATTCTTTTATCTGCTCAACTTATATTTAAGTTTTCTTGGCTCGTGTTTTTAAATGCAGGCTTGCTAGGTTTTATCAATAAATTAACAGAAAAAAAGAATAGCTTCGTCGACTTTTTAACAAAACGTTTTATCAGAAAAAGTAGACAACAAGGCGAAACTTATCATGAAACTAGAAAAGATGAAGCTAAACGATATGCCTCAACTCAACATGATATAGAAAATACAAGCGATGTTTTTAATAAAAGAGAAGAGTTAAAAGTACAACATCAAAAACACTGGGTTGATGCTTCCGAGTTGTCAGAATTTAACGAAACCACTCAACAAAACAACACTTCGCAAGACAACACTACTCAAAACGACACCACGCAACCAATATTAAATATAAATAATGAAACAAAACCGAGTGAAAGCTCTCATGTATCTCTTATTGAACGCCCTTCTTTTACTGACAAACCACAAGTAAAAGAAAACAAAAGTGAAGAAAATACAACGAATATTGCTGCGTTTCAAGCTCAAGAAACTTTTATGCAACAAGAAACAAATAAAAAGGCAACTCAGCCACAAACATTTATAGACGAAGATATTCCCGAAGATTTGGCGTGGCTCTCACAACCCTCACCGTTGCAAACCCAGAGAGAACCTAATCAATATTCCAACCTTTTTGATGAGCAACCAGAAAAAAACGTATCAATTGAAACAGCAATAAAGCAAGACAAGGTGGAACTTGTATCTAACATTGATGGAAACGAACCTATAGAAAGTTTTGTTAATGAGCCTTTACAAAATTTACCTAAAGACGTTTCGAGTGAACCTTTTAAACAAGTTACTACCTCTTTAGAAACACAGAATAATCAAGCAAGAGCTGAGAATAAAGCACCAGATTTAATAATGGAATTAAACAAGTTAAGCATTGCAAAACAAATAAATTCCATAAATGAACCAAGCTTTGAACAGAAGAACTCTTTGCAAGCAAAGCCGCAAAATATAGTTACAATTCAAGATGATGCAGAAGAAGATTACGCAACAGAAGACTTTATTGAACAAGATGTTAATTTATATCAGGAAGAACTACCAAAGACTTCTCAAAGTTCAACAGCAACAGTTGCAACACATAAAAAAGAAATAGCTATAACTACCCTGCCGTCTTTTGAATTATTGGAAGAGCCAAACCATTATGACTCAGGTCCGGCTGATGACATTTTAGACGAAAAAGCACGCAGCCTGATGGCTTGTTTGTCTGATTTTGGCATTCAAGGCGAATTAATGCGTATTGTTCCGGGTCCTGTTGTTACTATGTTTGAAGTCAAACCGGCACCGGGAGTGAGAGTTGCAAAAATATCAAACTTAAATGATGATATAGCTCTCGCCTTAAAAGCTGTTGCGGTTAGAGTGCAAGCTCCTATTCCGGGTTCTGATACTGTTGGAATTGAAATTCCCAATGAAATTCGTGAAACCGTTTATTTTAAAGATATTTTAGATTCAGAAAGCTACAAAAACTCCGAATCAATACTAACCATGGCACTTGGAAAAGACATAGCCGGCATACCTATCGCCGCTGATCTTGCCAAAATGCCCCATTTACTGGTAGCAGGAGCAACAGGAGCAGGAAAAAGCGTTTGTTTAAACTCTATTTTACTTTCATTTTTATACAAAGCCAAACCCCATGAACTCAAATTACTATTAGTTGACCCAAAACGTATTGAACTAGCTGTTTATGCTGACCTGCCTCACTTAGTCCACCCTGTGGTAACTGAAATGTCTTTAGCTAAAAATGCGTTGGAATGGGCTGTTGCCGAAATGGATAAACGCTATACGGATATTGCCAGATTGGGCGTTCGTAATATTACGGCTTTTAATGCCAAATTAAAAGAATTAGGCAAAAATCGTCCTCCAGAGCTATGCGACCTAGAACCAATGCCTTATCTTGTAGTTATTATTGATGAATTAGCCGATCTTATGTTGACGGGAGCAAAAGAGGTTGAAACCTCTATCGTTCGTCTAGCACAACTCGCCAGAGCCGCAGGGATTCACCTTATTTTAGCGACTCAACGCCCAAGTGTTGACGTTGTAACCGGTTTAATTAAAGCAAACTTTCCTTGTCGTATCTCTTTTCAAGTAACGTCAAAACATGACTCTCGTACTATTTTAGATGCCGTTGGTGCGGAACATCTTTTAGGTAAAGGCGATATGCTTTTTAAACCTAGCGGTGGAAAGTTTCAACGCTTGCATGGGGCCTTTGTGGGCGATGACGAAGTCGTTCGTGTGGCTGATTTTTGGCGTAGTCAAATGAAACCTGATTATAAGGTCGACTTTGCCGCCTTGTCTGATCCAAGCTCTTTAGAATCAGGTTCAACAAACTTAATAGACAATATTGGCTCTGATCCAATGTATAAAGAAGCCGTTAGTTTTGTATACCAACAAGGCAAAGCGTCAATTTCCTTGATTCAACGACGTTTTCGCATTGGTTTTAACCGTGCGGCTCGTTATGTTGAACAAATGGAACATGACGGCATTATAGGGCCGGCTGATGGAAGTAAACCAAGAGTGGTTATTCGTTAA
- a CDS encoding leucyl aminopeptidase, which translates to MNCNLYTTPSKDWKADVCIVLSCEGTQPLEKLQALKDVAPWVEISPALRDFQGKEEDLALAYGHPEQNIPRLLCIGLGSIDKLKSELSPFDKFRKVIGTAIKKVQKLNLTSVAFCQDNLDEIAKLYGCDLSNIVEELVFSAKLALYKINIYTSKKDEDKEITTLNIYLNSQQNYDNIKAALRRGESSAEGVMFSRMLANGPANIVTPEYLADQAESLAKKYNFKIEILEKDEIKDLKMGAFLAVAKAAKEKPRFIILEHCPKGTEDQTPIVYVGKGITFDTGGVSLKPAAKMHEMKADMGGAAAILGFFKTLGELSTSGTNEQVLKRRVIGVMPCTENMIGGKATRPGDVVTTCSGKTVEILNTDAEGRLILCDALTYAQKRWNPEYIVDLATLTGACAIALGEDIAGLFSNDVHFSHELYQYGNKTGDYVWSMPLWGNYFESMKSDVADMANIGSREGGAINAALFLKQFLEFEGENAKLKWVHIDMAGPAYVLKKNSILGGGASGFGVRLLLSIASNK; encoded by the coding sequence ATGAATTGTAACTTATATACTACTCCAAGCAAAGACTGGAAGGCTGATGTCTGTATAGTTTTATCATGTGAAGGCACTCAACCGCTAGAAAAACTACAAGCACTAAAAGACGTAGCCCCTTGGGTAGAAATCAGCCCTGCTCTCAGAGATTTTCAAGGAAAAGAAGAAGATTTGGCTCTTGCTTATGGTCATCCGGAGCAAAATATTCCTCGTCTTTTATGTATTGGTCTTGGTTCTATTGATAAACTTAAAAGCGAGTTATCTCCTTTTGATAAATTCAGAAAAGTTATTGGAACAGCAATAAAAAAAGTACAAAAACTCAATCTTACTAGCGTTGCTTTTTGTCAGGACAATTTAGATGAGATTGCAAAGCTTTATGGTTGTGATTTATCTAATATCGTTGAAGAGCTTGTTTTTTCCGCTAAGTTAGCACTATATAAAATTAATATTTATACAAGTAAAAAAGACGAAGATAAAGAAATAACTACCTTAAATATTTATCTTAATTCACAACAAAATTATGATAATATAAAAGCCGCTCTACGCCGTGGAGAATCAAGTGCCGAAGGTGTAATGTTTAGCCGTATGTTAGCTAATGGGCCGGCAAATATTGTTACTCCTGAATACTTGGCGGATCAAGCGGAGTCTTTAGCTAAAAAATATAATTTTAAAATAGAGATTCTTGAAAAAGACGAAATCAAAGACCTTAAAATGGGTGCTTTTTTGGCGGTAGCAAAAGCTGCGAAAGAAAAACCTCGTTTTATTATTCTTGAACATTGCCCTAAAGGCACGGAAGACCAAACTCCAATTGTTTATGTCGGTAAGGGTATTACCTTTGACACTGGCGGAGTTAGCTTAAAACCTGCTGCCAAAATGCACGAAATGAAAGCAGATATGGGCGGTGCGGCCGCTATTTTAGGCTTTTTCAAAACCCTTGGCGAATTAAGCACTAGCGGAACAAATGAGCAAGTTTTAAAAAGACGTGTGATCGGTGTAATGCCTTGTACTGAAAATATGATTGGCGGAAAAGCCACTCGCCCGGGTGATGTTGTTACCACTTGTTCGGGAAAAACCGTAGAAATTCTCAATACTGATGCCGAAGGGCGTTTGATTCTTTGTGATGCTTTAACTTATGCTCAAAAACGTTGGAACCCTGAATATATTGTCGATTTAGCTACTTTAACGGGGGCTTGTGCTATCGCTTTAGGTGAAGATATTGCCGGTTTATTTTCAAATGATGTCCATTTTAGCCACGAACTTTATCAATATGGTAACAAAACAGGTGATTATGTTTGGTCTATGCCATTATGGGGTAATTATTTTGAAAGCATGAAGAGCGATGTTGCTGATATGGCAAATATTGGTTCTCGTGAAGGTGGAGCAATCAATGCGGCACTCTTTTTAAAACAGTTCCTTGAGTTTGAAGGCGAAAATGCCAAATTAAAATGGGTACATATAGATATGGCAGGCCCGGCTTATGTTTTAAAGAAAAACTCTATACTTGGCGGTGGAGCTTCCGGCTTTGGCGTTAGATTATTATTAAGTATTGCAAGCAATAAATAA
- a CDS encoding amphi-Trp domain-containing protein: MPNHTCSKEKTEQLNFTTRLTRDDVAGLIEAMAESIKEGHVKVQKSGEQLTLEAPRVIDFEVNASRSSERSSLVLEISWRNKPIEVPDCPEE; this comes from the coding sequence ATGCCAAACCATACTTGCTCAAAAGAAAAAACAGAACAATTAAATTTTACCACTCGCCTCACTCGTGATGATGTGGCGGGCTTAATTGAAGCAATGGCTGAAAGCATAAAAGAAGGTCATGTGAAAGTCCAAAAAAGTGGTGAACAACTCACTTTAGAAGCACCAAGAGTTATCGATTTTGAAGTGAATGCCTCTCGCAGTAGTGAACGAAGCTCATTAGTTTTAGAAATTTCATGGCGTAATAAACCCATTGAAGTACCTGATTGCCCCGAAGAATAA
- a CDS encoding phosphoglycerate kinase, giving the protein MQVLKMTDLNLKDKKVFIREDLNVPIKDGKVTGTARIMAALPTIKLAVQSGAKVMVTSHLGRPVEGEYNEEFSLAPVAKMLSELLQQPVTLIKDYLNGVDVKSGQIVLLENVRFNKGEKKNNEELSKQYAALCDVFVMDAFGTAHRAQASTAGIAEFAPIACAGPLLAAELEALGKALHNPKKPLVAIIGGSKVSTKLTILKSLSTKVDKLIVGGGIANNFIKAAGYEVGKSLIEPDLIDEAKSLIDEAKKAGGEIPIPVDVVVATEFSETAKATIKNVNEVSTDEMILDIGPKTAEIYRKILLDAGTIVWNGPVGVFEIDQFGEGTKAVCQAVADSKAFSIAGGGDTLTAIEKYKLKDGVDYLSTGGGAFLEFLEGKTLPAVAVLEEKSKKTN; this is encoded by the coding sequence ATGCAAGTTCTTAAAATGACTGACTTAAACCTTAAAGATAAAAAAGTTTTTATTCGTGAAGACCTTAATGTTCCAATTAAAGACGGAAAAGTTACCGGAACAGCAAGAATAATGGCGGCTCTTCCAACCATTAAACTGGCGGTTCAATCAGGGGCTAAAGTTATGGTAACCTCTCACCTTGGTCGCCCGGTTGAAGGTGAATATAATGAAGAATTTTCACTGGCTCCCGTTGCAAAAATGTTAAGCGAATTATTACAACAACCCGTTACCTTGATAAAAGACTATCTCAACGGGGTTGATGTTAAATCAGGTCAGATTGTTTTATTGGAAAATGTACGCTTTAATAAAGGCGAAAAGAAAAATAATGAAGAATTATCCAAACAATATGCTGCTCTTTGCGATGTTTTTGTAATGGACGCTTTTGGAACCGCACACAGAGCCCAAGCCAGCACGGCAGGAATAGCTGAGTTTGCTCCTATTGCCTGTGCCGGTCCTCTGCTTGCCGCAGAACTTGAAGCATTGGGCAAGGCGTTGCACAACCCGAAAAAACCTTTAGTTGCCATTATTGGCGGATCTAAAGTCTCAACAAAGCTGACTATTTTAAAAAGCTTGTCGACAAAAGTAGATAAGTTGATTGTCGGTGGGGGAATAGCTAATAATTTTATAAAAGCTGCCGGTTATGAAGTTGGAAAATCTTTAATCGAGCCTGATTTAATTGACGAAGCCAAATCTTTAATAGACGAAGCCAAAAAAGCCGGCGGAGAAATTCCAATCCCCGTCGATGTTGTTGTTGCAACTGAGTTTTCAGAAACAGCAAAAGCAACGATTAAAAACGTCAATGAAGTTTCGACTGATGAAATGATTTTGGATATTGGTCCGAAAACAGCCGAAATTTATCGTAAAATCTTGCTTGATGCCGGAACAATTGTTTGGAACGGACCTGTTGGCGTATTTGAAATTGACCAGTTTGGCGAAGGCACAAAAGCGGTTTGTCAGGCTGTGGCAGATAGTAAAGCATTTTCTATCGCAGGTGGAGGTGATACCCTCACAGCGATCGAAAAATATAAGCTTAAAGATGGTGTTGATTATTTATCAACTGGTGGTGGTGCTTTTTTAGAATTTCTCGAAGGCAAAACGTTACCCGCGGTTGCTGTTTTAGAAGAAAAATCTAAAAAAACTAATTAA
- a CDS encoding aspartate-semialdehyde dehydrogenase, translating into MSEKKVVVAVVGATGAVGREMLKILEERDFPFSQLVPLASARSAGNSIEYKGKKIVVKELKEDSFKGIDLALFSAGGSTSEKYAPHAVKAGCVVVDNSSAWRMDKRCPLVVPEVNPEALKNHQGIIANPNCSTIQMVVALKPLHDAAKIKRVIVSTYQAVSGTGQKAITELDTQVRQMFNLQAPDVKVYPYQIAFNCLPQIDVFMPNDYTKEEMKMVDETVKIMNDPNIKVTATAVRVPVFYGHSESLNIETEKKLTSKEARAILSKAPGIQVFDNPSEKMYPMAITAAGENEVFVGRIREDETIANGLNMWVVADNIRKGAALNAVQIAERLLKDNLLKVKDPNAFM; encoded by the coding sequence ATGTCAGAAAAAAAAGTTGTTGTTGCGGTGGTTGGTGCGACTGGTGCCGTTGGTCGTGAAATGTTAAAAATTTTAGAAGAAAGAGATTTCCCTTTTTCTCAGCTTGTTCCTCTTGCCTCTGCTCGCTCAGCCGGTAATAGCATTGAGTATAAAGGCAAAAAAATAGTAGTAAAAGAATTAAAAGAAGATTCTTTTAAGGGTATAGACCTCGCTCTTTTTTCCGCAGGTGGTTCTACGTCTGAAAAATATGCTCCACATGCGGTTAAAGCCGGTTGTGTCGTCGTAGACAACTCAAGTGCATGGCGTATGGATAAGCGTTGTCCTTTGGTTGTGCCTGAGGTTAACCCTGAGGCTTTAAAAAATCACCAAGGTATTATCGCTAACCCTAACTGCTCTACTATTCAAATGGTTGTTGCTTTAAAGCCTTTACATGACGCAGCTAAAATCAAGCGTGTTATTGTCTCTACTTATCAGGCTGTTTCGGGAACAGGACAAAAAGCGATCACTGAACTTGATACTCAAGTTAGACAAATGTTTAATTTACAAGCCCCTGACGTTAAAGTTTATCCTTATCAAATTGCTTTTAACTGTCTGCCTCAAATTGATGTATTCATGCCAAACGACTATACAAAAGAAGAAATGAAGATGGTTGACGAAACCGTGAAAATCATGAACGACCCTAACATTAAAGTTACGGCAACAGCCGTTCGTGTTCCTGTTTTTTATGGTCATAGTGAATCACTAAATATAGAAACAGAAAAAAAACTTACCTCAAAAGAAGCCAGAGCAATTTTAAGCAAAGCTCCCGGCATTCAAGTATTTGATAATCCAAGCGAAAAAATGTATCCTATGGCTATTACCGCCGCCGGAGAAAATGAAGTTTTTGTTGGGCGTATCAGAGAAGACGAAACAATCGCCAATGGTCTTAATATGTGGGTTGTTGCCGATAATATTCGTAAAGGTGCTGCTTTAAACGCTGTTCAAATAGCTGAGCGTCTTTTAAAAGACAATCTTTTAAAAGTTAAAGATCCTAATGCTTTTATGTAG
- a CDS encoding Imm17 family immunity protein, which yields MPLVLIAIGLFTVWCSIKEYDFFMNDRRAKFMIKILGRKGTRIFYIIFGSVFLLVGVFLQLAVLYSLATGKPIG from the coding sequence ATGCCTCTAGTCTTGATAGCTATCGGACTATTTACCGTATGGTGTAGTATCAAAGAATATGATTTTTTTATGAATGACAGAAGAGCTAAGTTTATGATCAAAATACTTGGACGTAAAGGTACTCGTATTTTTTATATTATATTTGGCAGTGTGTTTTTGCTTGTTGGAGTTTTTCTTCAGCTGGCTGTTCTTTATTCCTTGGCTACAGGCAAGCCAATTGGATAG
- a CDS encoding MerR family transcriptional regulator, with protein MSEKTHNKNDSPPSLTHKGLAEFLGVSETTVKSYRRKFPDCIPVANMGKPIRFTPEAVKVCLKIRDFFEQGMSIIEVRERLSQEFSWISAKAEKTQTNQNAIDKEQTPQDVKNILGSLSKAMITITQQQNTILKKVQRLEEKVQIETSSTPENTQQHFDSTRENHGNITERLEKYEEKLNSLSRSFDNISTQLSGLVQDMIAPILGQKIEQSLEYALNKKFNNLSGSDDNNQLQPQKATVMSFPKSTDVDQLINVDQPTTGINEQPPRELLALPLIIRSLKGEYISVADKSKGRFSLNDLKAILAYNSPPPNNFVLRWEKDTAGWWFVIEQTKNEHPRCLRLLLVESNTQKGESVVIATRITDNGTDVHPSELLPFIHGLSE; from the coding sequence ATGAGCGAAAAAACTCACAATAAAAATGATTCCCCGCCCTCTCTTACTCATAAAGGTTTAGCCGAATTTTTAGGAGTTTCAGAAACTACAGTTAAAAGTTATCGTCGCAAATTTCCTGATTGTATTCCTGTGGCAAATATGGGGAAGCCAATTCGCTTTACCCCGGAAGCCGTTAAAGTTTGTTTAAAAATTAGAGACTTTTTTGAACAAGGTATGTCTATTATTGAAGTTAGAGAGCGTTTGAGCCAAGAGTTTTCATGGATAAGTGCAAAAGCTGAAAAAACTCAAACTAATCAGAATGCTATAGACAAAGAACAAACTCCACAAGATGTCAAAAACATCCTAGGTAGCTTATCAAAGGCAATGATTACCATAACTCAACAACAAAACACGATCTTAAAAAAAGTACAACGCTTGGAAGAAAAAGTACAAATAGAAACAAGTAGTACACCGGAAAATACTCAGCAACATTTTGACTCAACAAGAGAAAATCATGGTAACATTACAGAACGTCTTGAAAAATATGAAGAAAAATTAAACTCCCTGTCTCGTTCTTTTGATAATATTTCAACACAATTAAGCGGTTTGGTGCAAGACATGATTGCCCCTATTTTAGGGCAAAAAATAGAACAAAGTCTTGAATATGCTTTAAATAAAAAGTTTAACAACTTGTCTGGTTCTGATGATAACAATCAGCTCCAACCACAAAAAGCAACGGTTATGTCTTTCCCCAAAAGCACTGATGTTGATCAACTTATTAATGTTGATCAACCCACAACCGGTATTAACGAACAACCTCCAAGAGAATTGTTGGCTCTTCCCTTGATTATTCGTAGTTTAAAAGGTGAATATATCAGTGTTGCCGATAAAAGTAAGGGACGCTTTTCTTTAAATGACCTTAAAGCAATTTTAGCTTATAATAGCCCGCCTCCAAATAATTTTGTGTTAAGATGGGAAAAAGATACGGCAGGTTGGTGGTTTGTTATTGAGCAAACAAAAAATGAACACCCTCGCTGTTTACGCCTATTACTTGTTGAATCAAATACCCAAAAAGGTGAATCTGTAGTGATCGCAACAAGAATTACAGACAACGGCACAGATGTTCACCCCTCTGAGCTTTTACCTTTTATTCATGGGTTATCGGAATAA
- the rapZ gene encoding RNase adapter RapZ gives MSQIPIKSEKKQIPDSFPVFIIVGLSGAGKSTALDVFEDMNFFTVDGLPSALASNMLYLLNKDNLKNYQGVAIGVDIKHSDFTKELENALAQLNEMGVKVRILFLEAGTKVIINRYSTTRRPHPLEKKKLGLEQAINKEREHLQLVRAKADLVVDTSSYSIHDLRRIIQEEWGAILNLKHVLRVHLISFGFKYGMPTESDFVFDLRFLPNPYFEPELKLKTGLEKEIQDYILNSESGIGFVKKLEDFLNFTLKLSQAEGRFRITIGIGCTGGRHRSVAVTEKISSFLQTKGFIVSKEHRHLSLG, from the coding sequence ATGTCTCAGATTCCGATTAAAAGTGAAAAAAAACAAATACCTGATAGCTTTCCCGTATTTATTATTGTGGGACTTTCAGGAGCAGGCAAAAGTACAGCCTTAGATGTTTTTGAAGATATGAATTTTTTTACCGTTGATGGCTTGCCCTCTGCCCTTGCTTCTAATATGTTATATTTATTAAATAAAGATAACTTAAAAAATTATCAGGGTGTGGCTATAGGCGTTGATATAAAACATAGCGACTTTACAAAAGAATTGGAAAATGCACTTGCCCAGCTTAACGAAATGGGCGTAAAAGTGCGTATTTTATTTTTAGAAGCCGGAACAAAGGTTATTATCAACCGTTATTCCACAACCAGGCGCCCTCACCCCCTAGAAAAGAAAAAACTCGGATTGGAACAAGCAATTAACAAAGAAAGAGAACATCTGCAACTTGTTAGAGCAAAAGCCGATTTAGTTGTTGATACTTCAAGTTATTCGATTCATGATCTAAGGCGTATTATTCAAGAAGAATGGGGAGCTATTTTAAATCTTAAACATGTTTTAAGAGTTCATCTTATTTCTTTTGGTTTTAAATATGGAATGCCCACCGAATCAGACTTTGTTTTTGACTTACGTTTTTTACCAAACCCTTATTTTGAACCCGAGTTAAAGTTAAAAACAGGATTGGAAAAAGAAATTCAAGACTATATTCTAAATTCAGAGTCAGGAATAGGTTTTGTAAAAAAACTCGAAGATTTTTTAAACTTTACTTTAAAATTAAGCCAAGCCGAAGGGCGTTTTCGCATTACTATAGGAATTGGTTGTACCGGCGGGCGACATCGTTCCGTTGCGGTTACTGAAAAAATAAGCAGTTTTTTACAAACTAAAGGCTTTATTGTTTCTAAAGAACATCGCCATCTTTCTTTGGGCTAA